From the Desulfovibrio sp. JY genome, one window contains:
- a CDS encoding DUF3309 domain-containing protein — protein MSIGTILLVVLILVLLGVIPLWPHSRSWGYGPSGVVGTILIILLILYLLGKL, from the coding sequence ATGTCCATTGGCACTATTTTACTGGTCGTTTTGATACTGGTTCTTCTTGGAGTAATCCCATTGTGGCCGCATAGCCGGTCTTGGGGGTATGGTCCGAGCGGCGTGGTTGGCACAATTTTGATTATTCTTCTCATTCTGTATTTGTTGGGGAAATTATAG
- a CDS encoding lmo0937 family membrane protein has protein sequence MLGTLAVILIVLWLLGLVTSYTLGGFIHILLVLAIIVIVVRLIQGRRI, from the coding sequence ATGCTCGGAACTCTCGCGGTTATCCTTATTGTCTTGTGGCTTCTGGGGCTGGTTACCTCATACACCCTGGGAGGATTCATTCACATATTACTGGTTCTGGCGATTATAGTAATCGTTGTCCGGCTTATTCAGGGCAGGCGTATTTAG
- a CDS encoding Spy/CpxP family protein refolding chaperone, whose translation MTSFKFMLRACFATLALLIVTVPPVAWGQTASPPVAEGQAKVKKHSVDWIEMRITKLHKDLHITAAQGAAWNAVAAVMRDNAQSMRTMLDTWAEKAPKLTALDSLRMQGDMAEEHAKGMQKLIPAFEALYNMMPDGQKKIADEVFARHEGRKYHKGT comes from the coding sequence ATGACAAGCTTCAAATTTATGCTTCGTGCCTGTTTTGCAACTTTAGCCTTGCTGATTGTAACCGTCCCACCAGTTGCCTGGGGACAAACGGCATCGCCTCCCGTCGCTGAGGGACAGGCCAAGGTGAAAAAGCATTCAGTGGATTGGATTGAAATGCGGATCACCAAGCTCCATAAGGATCTTCACATTACCGCCGCACAAGGGGCGGCCTGGAATGCCGTCGCTGCTGTTATGCGTGACAATGCCCAGTCGATGCGGACCATGCTCGATACTTGGGCCGAGAAGGCTCCCAAATTAACTGCGCTCGATAGCTTACGGATGCAGGGGGATATGGCCGAGGAACATGCCAAGGGCATGCAAAAACTTATCCCTGCCTTTGAAGCCCTTTACAATATGATGCCTGATGGCCAAAAAAAGATTGCCGACGAGGTTTTCGCACGCCATGAAGGTCGAAAATACCATAAGGGTACGTAA
- a CDS encoding DUF4070 domain-containing protein: protein MKILLVYPVYPDTFWSFKHILPYLSRKAAFPPLGLLTVAAMLPERWEKRLVDANVAPLRDEDLAWADMVFLSAMLVQEAGAKDVIARAKAMGKRIVAGGPAFTAQPERFPGVDHCVLNEAELTLPPFLEDLARGTPKPLYTTPDRPDIATTPIPLWELIDFRDYVTMSVQYSRGCPFDCEFCDIVVQNGRRPRVKSADQMLHEIQSLHEAGWRGPVFIVDDNFIGNIASVKQFLPRLIDWQTRHGYPFKFMTEASINLARDGELVRLMSKANFHKLFIGIETPSTDSLQECGKKQNVATDFTQAVKTLHQNGLQVMGGFIVGFDSDTESIFEQQIRFIQKIGVVTAMVGILTAMPKTRLWRRLKAENRLLGDATGENTDASLNFIPTMSRETLINGYKRLLSTLYSPEYYYDRINTFLKNYNPTARGKFVRSDFQAFLKSLWRIGILSRARFDYWKLILKTALTKRKALPVAVELAILGRHFQLVAKRALLARDAWAESAASESSRTG from the coding sequence ATGAAAATTCTTCTGGTTTATCCAGTTTATCCAGATACTTTCTGGAGCTTCAAGCATATCTTGCCCTATCTTTCCCGAAAAGCGGCCTTTCCGCCGCTGGGCCTGCTGACGGTCGCCGCCATGCTGCCGGAGCGGTGGGAGAAGCGACTTGTCGATGCCAACGTCGCCCCTCTTCGTGACGAGGACCTGGCCTGGGCCGACATGGTTTTTCTGAGCGCCATGCTCGTGCAGGAGGCCGGAGCCAAGGACGTCATCGCCCGGGCCAAGGCCATGGGGAAGCGCATCGTGGCCGGAGGACCGGCCTTTACCGCCCAACCCGAGCGTTTTCCGGGCGTGGACCATTGCGTCCTCAACGAGGCCGAACTCACCTTGCCGCCCTTCCTTGAGGATCTGGCCCGGGGGACGCCGAAACCCCTTTATACGACGCCCGACAGGCCGGACATCGCGACGACTCCGATCCCGCTATGGGAATTGATCGACTTCCGGGACTACGTCACCATGTCCGTGCAATACTCGCGCGGTTGCCCGTTTGATTGTGAATTCTGCGACATCGTGGTCCAAAACGGCCGCCGGCCCAGAGTCAAATCGGCCGACCAGATGCTGCATGAAATACAAAGCCTGCACGAGGCCGGCTGGCGCGGCCCGGTCTTCATCGTGGACGACAATTTCATCGGCAACATCGCCTCGGTGAAACAATTCCTGCCCCGGCTCATCGACTGGCAGACCCGGCACGGCTATCCCTTCAAATTCATGACCGAGGCGAGCATCAACCTGGCCCGGGACGGCGAACTGGTGCGCCTGATGAGCAAAGCCAATTTCCACAAGCTCTTCATCGGCATCGAGACGCCCTCCACGGACAGTCTCCAGGAATGCGGCAAGAAACAGAACGTGGCCACGGATTTTACCCAGGCGGTCAAGACCCTGCATCAAAACGGCCTGCAGGTCATGGGCGGGTTCATCGTCGGGTTCGACAGCGACACGGAAAGCATCTTCGAACAGCAAATCCGTTTCATCCAGAAAATCGGGGTGGTCACGGCCATGGTCGGCATTCTTACCGCCATGCCCAAGACACGGTTATGGCGCCGACTCAAGGCCGAAAACCGGCTTCTTGGCGATGCCACGGGCGAAAATACGGACGCCAGCCTGAACTTCATCCCGACCATGAGCCGCGAAACGCTGATCAACGGCTACAAACGCCTCCTCTCCACGCTCTATTCCCCGGAATATTACTATGACCGCATCAATACTTTTCTGAAAAATTACAATCCGACAGCCCGAGGCAAATTTGTCCGGAGCGATTTCCAAGCCTTTCTCAAAAGTCTGTGGCGCATCGGCATCTTGTCCCGGGCCAGGTTCGACTATTGGAAACTCATCCTCAAAACAGCCCTGACCAAGCGGAAGGCCCTGCCCGTGGCCGTGGAACTGGCCATCCTCGGCCGGCACTTTCAGTTGGTCGCCAAGCGGGCGCTGCTGGCCAGGGATGCCTGGGCCGAATCCGCGGCGAGCGAGTCCTCCCGTACTGGATGA
- a CDS encoding GlsB/YeaQ/YmgE family stress response membrane protein: MNGLLWFLLVGLIAGWLAGVLVKGGGFGVLGDMAVGILGAVIGRYLFGFAGIGGGGLLGAIIVATLGAVILIFLLRLVRRA, from the coding sequence ATGAATGGGCTTCTTTGGTTTCTGCTGGTCGGTCTGATAGCCGGATGGTTGGCGGGCGTCCTGGTGAAGGGAGGCGGGTTCGGTGTCCTCGGGGACATGGCCGTCGGAATCCTCGGCGCAGTGATCGGCAGATATCTGTTCGGCTTCGCCGGCATCGGTGGAGGAGGACTGCTCGGTGCAATCATCGTGGCCACCTTGGGGGCGGTGATCCTGATTTTCCTCTTGCGCTTGGTTAGAAGAGCCTGA
- a CDS encoding CsbD family protein translates to MAEGKLHQVKGKIKEVVGDVVGNPTLEAEGKVEGVGGKIQEKIGHVKGVVDK, encoded by the coding sequence ATTGCGGAAGGAAAGTTACATCAGGTCAAGGGCAAGATAAAGGAAGTGGTCGGGGACGTCGTCGGCAATCCGACCCTGGAAGCCGAAGGGAAGGTTGAAGGCGTGGGCGGGAAAATTCAAGAAAAGATTGGCCACGTCAAAGGTGTCGTGGACAAATAA
- a CDS encoding cell envelope biogenesis protein OmpA, with protein sequence MQKILLTTLMLLLLGIPACTRMSPTQQGALSGAAIGAGAGLGISAITGGNLGVGALVGGALGGVAGTIYGNQQEQKTYRRY encoded by the coding sequence ATGCAAAAAATACTGCTCACCACGTTGATGTTACTCTTGCTGGGCATCCCAGCCTGCACACGCATGTCTCCTACGCAGCAGGGCGCCTTGTCCGGCGCGGCCATTGGAGCGGGGGCTGGCCTGGGGATCAGCGCCATAACAGGCGGCAACCTTGGCGTTGGTGCACTGGTTGGCGGTGCTCTTGGTGGTGTTGCCGGGACAATCTACGGCAACCAACAGGAGCAAAAAACGTATAGACGGTATTAA
- a CDS encoding SH3 domain-containing protein, giving the protein MNIRLAFPIFALVLLSALIVAFAGAAQAQMAPQTMQQNMAMTSTGPLSSQQQAILAEAWTLTPQATARASMTDLPLRNCEGLYCGILAKMPMGAQVDILVNDREGWALVHVPSLNMYGWVNTNNIFF; this is encoded by the coding sequence ATGAATATCCGTCTCGCCTTCCCGATCTTTGCCCTTGTGCTCTTGTCAGCCTTGATCGTTGCCTTCGCCGGTGCGGCCCAGGCCCAGATGGCGCCGCAAACCATGCAACAAAACATGGCCATGACTTCCACGGGGCCCCTGAGTTCGCAGCAGCAGGCCATACTGGCCGAGGCCTGGACCTTGACTCCCCAGGCGACGGCCCGGGCCAGCATGACCGACCTGCCCCTTCGCAACTGCGAAGGGCTGTACTGCGGCATCCTGGCCAAGATGCCGATGGGCGCCCAGGTCGACATCCTGGTCAACGACCGCGAGGGCTGGGCATTGGTCCATGTGCCGAGCCTCAATATGTATGGCTGGGTCAACACCAACAACATCTTCTTCTAA
- a CDS encoding Crp/Fnr family transcriptional regulator, which produces MSEMTSPQQNHLLAALPAEVQNRLIPHLELVAMPLGKVLYESGDALCHAYFPTDSIVSLLYVMENGASAEISVVGNEGLIGIAVFMGGGGRTPSRAIVQSAGHAYRLLAGRLEEEFNRHGDLQQLMLRYTQALITQMAQTAVCNRHHTIDQQLCRWLLLSLDRLPSNKLTMTQELIANMLGVRREGVTDAAGKLQKLGVIEYSRGHITVLDRPKLEQLSCECYAVVKKETDRLLPYLHPRKVE; this is translated from the coding sequence ATGTCCGAGATGACCTCACCACAACAGAACCATCTTCTGGCCGCCTTGCCCGCCGAAGTCCAAAACCGACTGATCCCGCATCTCGAACTGGTGGCGATGCCCTTGGGCAAGGTTTTGTATGAATCCGGGGATGCCTTGTGCCACGCCTATTTTCCGACTGATTCCATCGTGTCGCTGCTTTACGTGATGGAAAATGGTGCTTCAGCGGAAATTTCGGTGGTGGGCAACGAGGGCCTCATCGGCATCGCGGTGTTCATGGGGGGCGGAGGCAGAACCCCGAGTCGGGCGATCGTGCAAAGCGCCGGGCACGCCTATCGACTCTTGGCAGGCAGGCTCGAGGAGGAGTTCAACCGGCATGGCGATCTGCAGCAGTTGATGCTGCGCTACACCCAGGCCCTTATCACGCAAATGGCCCAGACGGCTGTCTGCAACCGCCACCATACGATTGATCAGCAGCTCTGTCGCTGGCTTTTGCTTTCCCTGGACCGCCTGCCAAGCAATAAGTTGACCATGACGCAGGAATTGATTGCCAACATGCTGGGCGTACGCCGCGAGGGCGTTACCGATGCTGCCGGCAAATTACAAAAACTCGGTGTGATTGAGTATAGCCGAGGGCACATCACTGTTTTGGATCGGCCCAAGCTGGAGCAGTTGAGTTGCGAGTGTTACGCCGTAGTCAAGAAAGAAACGGATCGCCTGCTGCCGTATCTCCACCCACGGAAGGTCGAATGA
- a CDS encoding BON domain-containing protein, with product MKVAIYRLVLLAVLAFLLLRGDRMFASAMDDDIETAVKKSYVFTTVLKGDAIRIQSRDGAVTLSGTVSEEYSKSLARETILGLPGVVSVDNQLTMKSAVPSANSDGWLLAKVKSTLLFHRSVSAMATQVSVTGGVVVLRGQATSEAQIDLATEYARDVDGVKKVTNEMTVAPADVEIGGNPISEKRVGEKTMGDKMDAMGESVDDASTNALVKMALLSHRSTNALNTTAETKEGVVTLGGKARNAAEKDLATKLVSDVYGVKRVVNNMTIAGTEPKAANPARGVVNVADAACFQAQVAY from the coding sequence ATGAAAGTTGCGATATATCGTTTGGTGTTGCTCGCAGTGTTGGCCTTCTTATTATTAAGAGGCGATCGCATGTTCGCTTCCGCCATGGATGACGACATCGAAACGGCGGTAAAGAAGTCCTATGTGTTCACGACAGTTCTCAAAGGTGATGCCATTCGGATTCAATCCAGGGACGGAGCCGTTACCTTAAGCGGGACTGTTTCCGAGGAATACTCCAAATCCTTGGCCCGAGAGACTATTCTCGGTCTGCCCGGAGTCGTCAGCGTGGACAACCAGCTTACAATGAAAAGTGCTGTCCCCTCTGCGAACTCGGATGGGTGGCTCCTTGCCAAGGTCAAATCCACGCTGCTGTTTCACAGGAGCGTGAGCGCCATGGCGACCCAGGTTTCCGTAACGGGAGGGGTCGTCGTCCTGCGCGGTCAGGCCACCAGCGAAGCCCAAATAGACTTGGCCACGGAATACGCCAGGGATGTGGATGGAGTAAAGAAAGTCACCAACGAGATGACAGTGGCTCCTGCCGACGTGGAGATAGGCGGAAATCCGATCAGCGAAAAAAGGGTCGGTGAAAAAACGATGGGCGATAAAATGGACGCCATGGGCGAATCCGTTGATGACGCATCCACCAACGCCCTGGTCAAGATGGCGTTGCTCTCGCATCGCTCGACCAACGCCCTCAATACCACGGCCGAAACGAAGGAAGGCGTGGTCACCCTGGGGGGCAAGGCCAGGAATGCGGCTGAAAAGGACTTGGCCACCAAACTTGTCAGCGATGTGTATGGCGTCAAACGGGTGGTCAACAACATGACGATCGCGGGAACTGAACCCAAGGCCGCCAATCCGGCCCGTGGTGTTGTGAATGTCGCAGATGCTGCTTGTTTCCAGGCACAAGTTGCATATTGA